In Hevea brasiliensis isolate MT/VB/25A 57/8 chromosome 13, ASM3005281v1, whole genome shotgun sequence, a single genomic region encodes these proteins:
- the LOC110643479 gene encoding ferric reduction oxidase 4 isoform X1 yields MISLIFLVVFLGWIMIWDMLPTKVYQNTWTPKLSSELNSTLFEGQGTNLLLFSFPVMFIAAFGSVYLHFQKKLRKPSYKSAAVSSNRLSFLKRPVLVVAPLGIVTATEIAFAAMFVALLIWSLANYLYVSFGHLHMHKEGEKIWQAKFRSVSLRLGYIGNICWAFLFFPVTRGSSVLALVGLTSESSIKYHIWLGHLSMILFAAHTIGFIIYWAMTNQMALMLEWSKTWVSNVAGEIAVVLALAMWVTSSHRIRRKMFEVFFYTHHLYILYIFFYFLHVGAAYFRMILPGIFLFLIDRYLRFLQSRQQARLLSSRLLPCGCIELNFSKSTGLYYNPTSILFLNVPSIAKLQWHPFTVTSNCDMEPETLSVVIKRQGSWSQKLYQEISSSVDRLEMSVEGPYGPTSSHFLRHELLMMVSGGSGITPFISIIRQIIVQSTQPNCQIPRIFLVCAFKKSADLAMLDLMLPINGTPAQITQLQLQIEAYITRETEQPIADTEKHLQTIWFKPNPSDSPITAALGPKNWLWLGTIIVSSFVMFLLLLGIVTRYYIFPIDQNTEEIYHFSYFVLWEMLLVCACVVIASSAAFFWCKKQNEQIQNLEVPTATASPGSGPYGADTELESLPHQSLVQATKVHFGARPDLNRILSECKGSDVGVLACGPRAMRHEVAKICSSGLADNLHFESISFDW; encoded by the exons ATGATCAGCCTAATATTCCTTGTGGTGTTTCTGGGATGGATTATGATTTGGGATATGTTGCCAACCAAGGTTTACCAAAATACTTGGACTCCAAAGCTGTCGAGCGAGCTAAATTCGACCCTTTTTGAAGgacaag gaACAAACCTTCTGCTATTTTCATTCCCTGTGATGTTCATAGCAGCTTTTGGAAGTGTTTATCTCCATTTTCAGAAGAAACTGAGAAAACCCAGCTACAAGAG TGCTGCCGTTTCAAGCAATCGTTTGTCCTTCTTGAAACGTCCAGTGCTTGTCGTGGCTCCTTTGGGCATTGTTACTGCAACGGAGATTGCTTTTGCAGCCATGTTTGTTGCACTCTTAATCTGGTCTCTTGCCAACTACTTGTATGTCAGTTTTGGTCATCTCCACATgcataaagaaggggagaaaat ATGGCAAGCAAAGTTTCGAAGTGTATCACTGCGACTTGGATATATTGGAAATATATGCTGGGCATTTCTCTTCTTTCCGGTAACTCGAGGATCTTCAGTTTTGGCTCTTGTTGGACTAACATCTGAGTCGAGTATCAAGTATCATATTTGGCTCGGCCATCTCTCAATGATCCTTTTCGCTGCACATACCATAGGTTTCATCATATACTGGGCAATGACAAACCAAATGGCTCTG ATGCTAGAGTGGAGCAAAACCTGGGTATCAAATGTTGCTGGTGAGATTGCAGTTGTGCTTGCATTAGCAATGTGGGTGACAAGCTCTCACCGCATTAGGCGTAAAATGTTTGAGGTTTTCTTCTACACCCATCATTTGTACATTCTCTATATATTCTTCTATTTTTTGCATGTTGGCGCTGCCTACTTCCGCATGATTTTGCCTGGGATCTTCCTTTTCCTCATCGATCGATACCTAAGATTCTTACAGTCGAGGCAACAAGCTAGATTACTCTCATCTCGCCTCTTACCATGTGGTTGCATTGAACTGAACTTCTCTAAGAGTACAG GATTGTATTATAATCCAACAAGCATACTATTTTTGAATGTACCAAGCATTGCCAAGTTACAATGGCACCCTTTTACTGTGACTTCAAACTGCGACATGGAGCCAGAAACGCTAAGTGTAGTTATTAAAAGACAGGGAAGTTGGTCTCAAAAGCTTTACCAAGAAATTTCTTCTTCTGTAGATCGCCTAGAAATGTCGGTTGAAGGACCCTATGGACCTACTTCATCCCATTTTCTAAG GCATGAGTTGCTGATGATGGTGAGTGGGGGTAGCGGTATCACTCCTTTTATCTCCATAATCCGCCAGATCATTGTCCAAAGCACGCAACCAAACTGTCAAATTCCACGAATCTTTCTGGTTTGTGCATTCAAGAAATCAGCTGATCTTGCAATGCTAGACCTCATGCTTCCCATCAATGGCACGCCTGCGCAGATTACTCAACTGCAGCTGCAAATTGAAGCTTATATCACTAGAGAGACAGAGCAGCCTATCGCAGATACCGAAAAGCATCTCCAAACCATATGGTTCAAGCCAAACCCATCAGACTCACCCATCACGGCAGCTCTAGGACCCAAGAATTGGCTATGGCTTGGAACAATAATCGTATCATCATTTGTCATGTTCCTCCTCCTACTAGGCATTGTTACTCGTTACTATATATTCCCTATTGATCAGAACACAGAGGAAATATATCATTTTTCGTATTTTGTACTTTGGGAAATGTTATTGGTCTGTGCCTGCGTCGTTATTGCTTCCAGTGCAGCCTTCTTTTGGTGCAAGAAACAAAATGAGCAAATTCAGAACTTGGAAGTGCCAACTGCAACAGCATCACCGGGCTCAGGGCCTTACGGTGCAGATACAGAGCTGGAAAGCCTTCCCCATCAGTCTCTTGTCCAGGCTACCAAGGTGCATTTTGGAGCAAGACCTGACCTCAACA GGATTTTATCCGAGTGCAAAGGATCAGATGTTGGAGTCTTAGCCTGTGGACCAAGGGCAATGAGACATGAGGTTGCCAAAATCTGTTCATCTGGTTTGGCAGATAACCTGCACTTTGAGTCTATTAGCTTTGACTGGTGA
- the LOC110643479 gene encoding ferric reduction oxidase 4 isoform X2: MISLIFLVVFLGWIMIWDMLPTKVYQNTWTPKLSSELNSTLFEGQGTNLLLFSFPVMFIAAFGSVYLHFQKKLRKPSYKSAAVSSNRLSFLKRPVLVVAPLGIVTATEIAFAAMFVALLIWSLANYLYVSFGHLHMHKEGEKIWQAKFRSVSLRLGYIGNICWAFLFFPVTRGSSVLALVGLTSESSIKYHIWLGHLSMILFAAHTIGFIIYWAMTNQMALMLEWSKTWVSNVAGEIAVVLALAMWVTSSHRIRRKMFESRQQARLLSSRLLPCGCIELNFSKSTGLYYNPTSILFLNVPSIAKLQWHPFTVTSNCDMEPETLSVVIKRQGSWSQKLYQEISSSVDRLEMSVEGPYGPTSSHFLRHELLMMVSGGSGITPFISIIRQIIVQSTQPNCQIPRIFLVCAFKKSADLAMLDLMLPINGTPAQITQLQLQIEAYITRETEQPIADTEKHLQTIWFKPNPSDSPITAALGPKNWLWLGTIIVSSFVMFLLLLGIVTRYYIFPIDQNTEEIYHFSYFVLWEMLLVCACVVIASSAAFFWCKKQNEQIQNLEVPTATASPGSGPYGADTELESLPHQSLVQATKVHFGARPDLNRILSECKGSDVGVLACGPRAMRHEVAKICSSGLADNLHFESISFDW; encoded by the exons ATGATCAGCCTAATATTCCTTGTGGTGTTTCTGGGATGGATTATGATTTGGGATATGTTGCCAACCAAGGTTTACCAAAATACTTGGACTCCAAAGCTGTCGAGCGAGCTAAATTCGACCCTTTTTGAAGgacaag gaACAAACCTTCTGCTATTTTCATTCCCTGTGATGTTCATAGCAGCTTTTGGAAGTGTTTATCTCCATTTTCAGAAGAAACTGAGAAAACCCAGCTACAAGAG TGCTGCCGTTTCAAGCAATCGTTTGTCCTTCTTGAAACGTCCAGTGCTTGTCGTGGCTCCTTTGGGCATTGTTACTGCAACGGAGATTGCTTTTGCAGCCATGTTTGTTGCACTCTTAATCTGGTCTCTTGCCAACTACTTGTATGTCAGTTTTGGTCATCTCCACATgcataaagaaggggagaaaat ATGGCAAGCAAAGTTTCGAAGTGTATCACTGCGACTTGGATATATTGGAAATATATGCTGGGCATTTCTCTTCTTTCCGGTAACTCGAGGATCTTCAGTTTTGGCTCTTGTTGGACTAACATCTGAGTCGAGTATCAAGTATCATATTTGGCTCGGCCATCTCTCAATGATCCTTTTCGCTGCACATACCATAGGTTTCATCATATACTGGGCAATGACAAACCAAATGGCTCTG ATGCTAGAGTGGAGCAAAACCTGGGTATCAAATGTTGCTGGTGAGATTGCAGTTGTGCTTGCATTAGCAATGTGGGTGACAAGCTCTCACCGCATTAGGCGTAAAATGTTTGAG TCGAGGCAACAAGCTAGATTACTCTCATCTCGCCTCTTACCATGTGGTTGCATTGAACTGAACTTCTCTAAGAGTACAG GATTGTATTATAATCCAACAAGCATACTATTTTTGAATGTACCAAGCATTGCCAAGTTACAATGGCACCCTTTTACTGTGACTTCAAACTGCGACATGGAGCCAGAAACGCTAAGTGTAGTTATTAAAAGACAGGGAAGTTGGTCTCAAAAGCTTTACCAAGAAATTTCTTCTTCTGTAGATCGCCTAGAAATGTCGGTTGAAGGACCCTATGGACCTACTTCATCCCATTTTCTAAG GCATGAGTTGCTGATGATGGTGAGTGGGGGTAGCGGTATCACTCCTTTTATCTCCATAATCCGCCAGATCATTGTCCAAAGCACGCAACCAAACTGTCAAATTCCACGAATCTTTCTGGTTTGTGCATTCAAGAAATCAGCTGATCTTGCAATGCTAGACCTCATGCTTCCCATCAATGGCACGCCTGCGCAGATTACTCAACTGCAGCTGCAAATTGAAGCTTATATCACTAGAGAGACAGAGCAGCCTATCGCAGATACCGAAAAGCATCTCCAAACCATATGGTTCAAGCCAAACCCATCAGACTCACCCATCACGGCAGCTCTAGGACCCAAGAATTGGCTATGGCTTGGAACAATAATCGTATCATCATTTGTCATGTTCCTCCTCCTACTAGGCATTGTTACTCGTTACTATATATTCCCTATTGATCAGAACACAGAGGAAATATATCATTTTTCGTATTTTGTACTTTGGGAAATGTTATTGGTCTGTGCCTGCGTCGTTATTGCTTCCAGTGCAGCCTTCTTTTGGTGCAAGAAACAAAATGAGCAAATTCAGAACTTGGAAGTGCCAACTGCAACAGCATCACCGGGCTCAGGGCCTTACGGTGCAGATACAGAGCTGGAAAGCCTTCCCCATCAGTCTCTTGTCCAGGCTACCAAGGTGCATTTTGGAGCAAGACCTGACCTCAACA GGATTTTATCCGAGTGCAAAGGATCAGATGTTGGAGTCTTAGCCTGTGGACCAAGGGCAATGAGACATGAGGTTGCCAAAATCTGTTCATCTGGTTTGGCAGATAACCTGCACTTTGAGTCTATTAGCTTTGACTGGTGA
- the LOC110643479 gene encoding ferric reduction oxidase 4 isoform X3 yields the protein MISLIFLVVFLGWIMIWDMLPTKVYQNTWTPKLSSELNSTLFEGQGTNLLLFSFPVMFIAAFGSVYLHFQKKLRKPSYKSAAVSSNRLSFLKRPVLVVAPLGIVTATEIAFAAMFVALLIWSLANYLYVSFGHLHMHKEGEKIWQAKFRSVSLRLGYIGNICWAFLFFPVTRGSSVLALVGLTSESSIKYHIWLGHLSMILFAAHTIGFIIYWAMTNQMALMLEWSKTWVSNVAGEIAVVLALAIFLQSRQQARLLSSRLLPCGCIELNFSKSTGLYYNPTSILFLNVPSIAKLQWHPFTVTSNCDMEPETLSVVIKRQGSWSQKLYQEISSSVDRLEMSVEGPYGPTSSHFLRHELLMMVSGGSGITPFISIIRQIIVQSTQPNCQIPRIFLVCAFKKSADLAMLDLMLPINGTPAQITQLQLQIEAYITRETEQPIADTEKHLQTIWFKPNPSDSPITAALGPKNWLWLGTIIVSSFVMFLLLLGIVTRYYIFPIDQNTEEIYHFSYFVLWEMLLVCACVVIASSAAFFWCKKQNEQIQNLEVPTATASPGSGPYGADTELESLPHQSLVQATKVHFGARPDLNRILSECKGSDVGVLACGPRAMRHEVAKICSSGLADNLHFESISFDW from the exons ATGATCAGCCTAATATTCCTTGTGGTGTTTCTGGGATGGATTATGATTTGGGATATGTTGCCAACCAAGGTTTACCAAAATACTTGGACTCCAAAGCTGTCGAGCGAGCTAAATTCGACCCTTTTTGAAGgacaag gaACAAACCTTCTGCTATTTTCATTCCCTGTGATGTTCATAGCAGCTTTTGGAAGTGTTTATCTCCATTTTCAGAAGAAACTGAGAAAACCCAGCTACAAGAG TGCTGCCGTTTCAAGCAATCGTTTGTCCTTCTTGAAACGTCCAGTGCTTGTCGTGGCTCCTTTGGGCATTGTTACTGCAACGGAGATTGCTTTTGCAGCCATGTTTGTTGCACTCTTAATCTGGTCTCTTGCCAACTACTTGTATGTCAGTTTTGGTCATCTCCACATgcataaagaaggggagaaaat ATGGCAAGCAAAGTTTCGAAGTGTATCACTGCGACTTGGATATATTGGAAATATATGCTGGGCATTTCTCTTCTTTCCGGTAACTCGAGGATCTTCAGTTTTGGCTCTTGTTGGACTAACATCTGAGTCGAGTATCAAGTATCATATTTGGCTCGGCCATCTCTCAATGATCCTTTTCGCTGCACATACCATAGGTTTCATCATATACTGGGCAATGACAAACCAAATGGCTCTG ATGCTAGAGTGGAGCAAAACCTGGGTATCAAATGTTGCTGGTGAGATTGCAGTTGTGCTTGCATTAGCAAT ATTCTTACAGTCGAGGCAACAAGCTAGATTACTCTCATCTCGCCTCTTACCATGTGGTTGCATTGAACTGAACTTCTCTAAGAGTACAG GATTGTATTATAATCCAACAAGCATACTATTTTTGAATGTACCAAGCATTGCCAAGTTACAATGGCACCCTTTTACTGTGACTTCAAACTGCGACATGGAGCCAGAAACGCTAAGTGTAGTTATTAAAAGACAGGGAAGTTGGTCTCAAAAGCTTTACCAAGAAATTTCTTCTTCTGTAGATCGCCTAGAAATGTCGGTTGAAGGACCCTATGGACCTACTTCATCCCATTTTCTAAG GCATGAGTTGCTGATGATGGTGAGTGGGGGTAGCGGTATCACTCCTTTTATCTCCATAATCCGCCAGATCATTGTCCAAAGCACGCAACCAAACTGTCAAATTCCACGAATCTTTCTGGTTTGTGCATTCAAGAAATCAGCTGATCTTGCAATGCTAGACCTCATGCTTCCCATCAATGGCACGCCTGCGCAGATTACTCAACTGCAGCTGCAAATTGAAGCTTATATCACTAGAGAGACAGAGCAGCCTATCGCAGATACCGAAAAGCATCTCCAAACCATATGGTTCAAGCCAAACCCATCAGACTCACCCATCACGGCAGCTCTAGGACCCAAGAATTGGCTATGGCTTGGAACAATAATCGTATCATCATTTGTCATGTTCCTCCTCCTACTAGGCATTGTTACTCGTTACTATATATTCCCTATTGATCAGAACACAGAGGAAATATATCATTTTTCGTATTTTGTACTTTGGGAAATGTTATTGGTCTGTGCCTGCGTCGTTATTGCTTCCAGTGCAGCCTTCTTTTGGTGCAAGAAACAAAATGAGCAAATTCAGAACTTGGAAGTGCCAACTGCAACAGCATCACCGGGCTCAGGGCCTTACGGTGCAGATACAGAGCTGGAAAGCCTTCCCCATCAGTCTCTTGTCCAGGCTACCAAGGTGCATTTTGGAGCAAGACCTGACCTCAACA GGATTTTATCCGAGTGCAAAGGATCAGATGTTGGAGTCTTAGCCTGTGGACCAAGGGCAATGAGACATGAGGTTGCCAAAATCTGTTCATCTGGTTTGGCAGATAACCTGCACTTTGAGTCTATTAGCTTTGACTGGTGA